In one Diabrotica virgifera virgifera chromosome 7, PGI_DIABVI_V3a genomic region, the following are encoded:
- the LOC114338209 gene encoding leucine-rich repeat protein SHOC-2-like produces the protein MKSKLLFLVLVTFVAYVQSEITVNVYSTHWQSEEAVILSIENLKSVISNNTYGVKIKNQTIAKLPSGLLEGVTITEIKIEHTQLKHIESGVLKGTNINRIELPYNKIETVKKGVFNERSLWELNLSNNQISTIEDDAFDSLEVNSLHLNDNNLEKITAGIFHNTKVGVLDLTNNKIKKVDVNALNQIPSLVYVYLNNNLIKDLGVIFSKLDTVNTLKLANNTIEVIEPNSFAGSKLNRLNLQDNFIKELKTNSFIGLDLNYLNLSNNQISSMDSDALADHRGLYMIILSHNHIGNLKSKFLKGINSQHATLCLDNNNIVNIEPGAFNEIVVNSLKLQENKIEIIKKGVFNKKNFDSLNLEKNKISKIEDGALEYLVVNSLTLSKNLLSTLKKDAFLGVKISTLKLDNNQINKIENSTFHQINDLKTLDLRNNRIEEITNLFSYLEKLNDLNLDNNLIKVLYPNNFVGSKISTLSINNNQLVEIGKGVFNGVPFKSISLIGNLISTIKEGSFDDTEELRNLKLGSNKIGDLTPDSLGTLNNKELELSLDDNGISNIETNSFSKVKLLSLKLHNNSLTAIKRDTFKGAEVGFISLPKNKISSVEENAFEDVKGLNLIDLSFNNLYVSVSSNSKHINFFVTSGSALGKYSSETLNTLIQASHGSKVNY, from the coding sequence ATGAAATCGAAACTGTTGTTTTTGGTGTTAGTGACATTTGTTGCCTATGTGCAAAGTGAAATTACGGTAAATGTTTACTCTACTCATTGGCAATCAGAAGAAGCAGTTATTCTATCAATCGAAAACTTAAAGAGTGTTATCTCAAATAATACCTACGGGGTGAAAATTAAAAACCAGACTATTGCAAAATTACCTAGCGGATTGTTGGAAGGAGTGACCATCACCGAAATAAAAATCGAGCATAcccaattaaaacacattgagtcCGGTGTGCTGAAGGGAACCAATATTAACAGAATTGAGTTACCCTACAACAAGATTGAAACTGTCAAAAAAGGCGTCTTCAACGAAAGGTCATTATGGGAACTTAATCTATCGAACAACCAGATTTCCACCATTGAGGATGATGCTTTCGATTCATTGGAAGTGAATTCTCTACACCTGAATGACAATAATCTTGAAAAAATTACAGCAGGTATATTTCATAATACTAAAGTTGGAGTCTTAGATTTGAccaataacaaaattaaaaaagtcGACGTTAATGCTCTAAATCAGATACCAAGTCTCGTGTACGTTTATCTAAATAACAACCTTATTAAAGATCTTGGAGTAATTTTCTCTAAATTGGACACTGTAAATACTCTTAAATTGGCAAACAATACAATTGAAGTTATTGAACCAAATAGTTTTGCTGGTTCCAAGCTAAACCGATTAAATCTTCAAGATAATTTTATAAAAGAGTTAAAAACAAACTCTTTCATTGGCTTAGACTTGAATTATTTGAATCTTAGTAACAATCAAATTTCATCAATGGACAGTGACGCTTTAGCTGATCATCGAGGACTTTATATGATTATTCTCTCACATAACCATATTGGAAATTTGAAATCAAAATTTCTTAAAGGTATAAACTCACAACATGCAACTTTGTGTTTAGATAACAACAATATCGTTAATATAGAGCCTGGAGCATTTAACGAAATTGTCGTTAACAGTTTGaaattacaagaaaataaaattgaaattatTAAGAAAGGAGTCTTTAATAAAAAGAACTTCGACTCCctaaatttggaaaaaaataaaatctcaAAAATCGAAGATGGGGCACTTGAATATTTGGTTGTAAACAGTCTTACGCTTTCCAAAAATCTACTGAGTACTCTCAAAAAAGATGCATTCCTTGGTGTTAAAATCAGTACTCTTAAATTAGAtaataatcaaataaataaaattgaaaacTCTACTTTCCATCAAATTAATGATTTGAAAACTCTAGACCTCAGAAATAACAGAATTGAAGAAATTACAAATTTGTTTAGCTATTTAGAAAAATTGAACGATCTTAACTTGGACAACAACCTAATTAAAGTACTTTACCCTAATAACTTTGTAGGCTCCAAAATATCTACTCTTTCTATTAATAATAATCAGTTGGTGGAAATCGGTAAGGGAGTTTTtaatggtgttccatttaagtcTATCTCTCTTATTGGTAACTTGATATCTACAATTAAAGAAGGCAGTTTTGATGATACAGAAGAACTTCGTAACTTGAAACTTGGAAGCAACAAAATTGGCGATTTAACGCCAGATTCTTTGGGAACACTAAACAACAAAGAATTAGAATTAAGTCTTGACGATAACGGCATTTCTAATATTGAAACCAATTCATTCAGCAAAGTTAAATTACTTTCATTGAAACTTCATAACAACTCTTTAACCGCCATTAAAAGAGATACATTTAAGGGTGCAGAAGTCGGTTTTATTAGTTTGCCCAAAAACAAGATCTCTAGCGTAGAAGAAAATGCTTTTGAAGACGTTAAGGGACTGAATTTAATTGATTTAAGCTTTAACAATCTATATGTGTCAGTTAGTTCCAATTCAAAACATATCAACTTTTTCGTTACCTCTGGAAGTGCCTTAGGCAAATACAGTAGTGAAACTTTAAACACTTTGATTCAGGCATCACATggaagtaaagtcaattattaa